In one window of Azotobacter salinestris DNA:
- a CDS encoding baseplate hub protein gives MALDLRRIRVGVEISGRLQWYEGLRVRAQGTKYASPTKNEATITLTGLSQKTRDYLLTETSPFNANRTPKRVYLEVGRQSGGMFRLYVGDITSAEPSSPPDIDLILRSKTQASAANTVVAKSAPATTRLSDLVRTVAADLGLAPVFEAQDIQIANYQHAGSNLAQVQALQDVGGVSAYVDDGELIVKDANRPLSNRIRILNKDSGMVGLPKATEKGLSVTFLLDPETKIGGALRVQSALNPALDGDYLIKQLKFDVASHDDPFFYTAECTRL, from the coding sequence ATGGCACTTGACCTGCGGCGCATCCGCGTGGGGGTGGAAATCTCCGGCCGGCTCCAGTGGTATGAGGGGTTGCGTGTCCGGGCGCAGGGTACCAAGTACGCCAGCCCGACCAAGAACGAGGCGACGATCACCCTCACCGGCCTGTCGCAAAAGACCCGCGACTACCTGCTGACCGAGACCAGCCCCTTCAACGCCAACCGCACGCCGAAGCGGGTCTATCTGGAGGTCGGGCGGCAGTCGGGCGGCATGTTCCGGCTGTACGTGGGGGACATCACGTCGGCCGAGCCATCCAGCCCGCCCGATATCGATTTGATCCTGCGCTCGAAAACCCAAGCCTCGGCGGCCAATACCGTGGTGGCCAAGTCCGCGCCGGCGACCACCCGACTATCCGACCTGGTGCGTACTGTCGCGGCCGACCTCGGGCTTGCCCCGGTGTTCGAGGCGCAAGACATCCAGATCGCCAACTACCAGCACGCCGGCAGCAACCTGGCGCAGGTGCAGGCGCTGCAGGACGTGGGCGGCGTATCGGCCTACGTCGACGACGGGGAGCTGATCGTCAAGGACGCCAACCGCCCCCTGAGCAACCGCATCCGCATCCTGAACAAGGACAGCGGCATGGTCGGTCTGCCGAAAGCCACTGAAAAGGGGCTGTCCGTGACCTTCCTGCTCGACCCGGAAACCAAGATCGGCGGGGCGCTGCGCGTACAGTCGGCCCTGAATCCAGCGCTCGACGGCGACTACCTGATCAAGCAACTGAAATTCGACGTGGCCAGCCACGACGACCCGTTTTTCTACACGGCGGAGTGCACGCGGCTATGA
- a CDS encoding Gp138 family membrane-puncturing spike protein, which translates to MTLQAPNQDQSHDGSLAGIAGDVLARWLRDKVDDMLPARVVSYDDATNRATVQPMVMVGMTDGSALARPNVASVPVFRYGGGGFFIRFPLKPGDLGWIKANDRDISLYLQAQQQARPNTRRSHSFSDGVFFPDTLRQWAISGADADALVLQSLDGQTVVALRQDALHLRQGTSQIAVTAAAVDITAPLLLHNGVNIGATHVHGGVTAGGANTGAPA; encoded by the coding sequence ATGACCTTGCAGGCCCCCAATCAGGACCAGTCGCACGATGGCAGCCTCGCGGGCATCGCCGGCGACGTGCTCGCCCGGTGGCTGCGGGATAAGGTCGACGACATGCTGCCGGCGCGGGTGGTCAGCTACGACGATGCAACCAACCGCGCCACCGTACAGCCCATGGTCATGGTCGGCATGACGGACGGCTCGGCCCTGGCTCGGCCCAATGTGGCGAGCGTCCCGGTCTTCCGTTACGGCGGGGGCGGGTTCTTCATCCGATTCCCGCTGAAGCCGGGCGACCTGGGCTGGATCAAGGCCAACGACCGGGACATCAGCCTGTATCTGCAGGCGCAGCAGCAGGCCCGCCCAAATACCCGCCGGTCGCACTCCTTCAGCGATGGGGTGTTCTTCCCCGATACCCTGCGCCAGTGGGCGATCAGCGGGGCCGATGCCGATGCCCTGGTCCTTCAGTCGCTTGACGGGCAAACCGTGGTGGCGCTCCGGCAGGACGCGCTCCACCTGCGCCAGGGCACCAGCCAGATTGCTGTGACCGCGGCCGCTGTGGACATCACCGCGCCGCTGCTTCTGCACAACGGCGTCAACATCGGCGCTACCCACGTCCATGGCGGCGTGACCGCCGGGGGCGCCAATACGGGGGCGCCGGCATGA
- a CDS encoding DUF2612 domain-containing protein produces MKLTHCLLWEHEEAAELVALLVSKGAWYDTEHDGFWADWVRDVFDLRTANAFGCAVWARILDVRLDLIAPATIGPSFGFGANNRNFGRGNFGRRVPGRVGLSVEQQRLVLRARYLQLISRGTVPEINRILHILVGERGPAWAIDNHDMTTTVFLGFAPDSQLRQVLDNFPLIPVPTGVQVNYQFAAQPAWGFGEDNLNFEHGGFAE; encoded by the coding sequence ATGAAACTGACGCATTGCCTGCTCTGGGAGCACGAAGAGGCCGCCGAGCTGGTCGCCCTGCTGGTCAGCAAAGGCGCGTGGTACGACACCGAGCACGACGGATTCTGGGCGGATTGGGTGCGGGATGTGTTCGATCTGCGCACGGCCAACGCGTTCGGCTGCGCGGTCTGGGCGCGCATTCTCGACGTGCGGCTTGACCTGATCGCCCCTGCCACCATCGGCCCGTCCTTCGGCTTCGGGGCCAACAATCGAAACTTTGGCCGCGGCAACTTCGGTCGGCGGGTACCGGGCCGGGTGGGGCTCTCCGTCGAGCAGCAGCGCCTGGTGCTGCGCGCCCGGTATCTCCAGCTCATCAGCCGCGGGACCGTGCCGGAGATCAACCGCATCCTGCACATCCTGGTCGGCGAGCGGGGGCCGGCGTGGGCCATCGACAACCACGACATGACGACGACCGTTTTCCTGGGCTTCGCCCCGGACAGCCAGCTTCGCCAGGTACTGGACAACTTCCCGCTGATCCCTGTGCCTACCGGCGTGCAGGTCAACTATCAGTTCGCCGCGCAACCGGCATGGGGTTTCGGCGAGGACAATCTCAACTTCGAACATGGGGGCTTCGCTGAATGA
- a CDS encoding holin family protein — MTLLATATALLPTVAGLLDRLIPDPEQKARAQLELLRLQQEGAFRDLDAVLQVNLAQAKINEVEAASQSGFQAGWRPMAGYVCVAGLAYEFLIRPLLPWLLTVAGAAEVPPLPSLDEVLFELVFGLLGLGTLRTADRWKRINAIAPK; from the coding sequence ATGACCCTGCTTGCCACCGCCACGGCCCTGCTGCCAACCGTCGCCGGCCTGCTCGACCGGCTGATCCCCGATCCCGAACAGAAGGCCAGGGCCCAGCTCGAGCTGCTCAGGCTCCAGCAGGAGGGAGCATTCAGGGATCTGGACGCAGTCCTGCAGGTCAACCTGGCTCAGGCGAAGATCAACGAAGTCGAGGCGGCGAGCCAGTCGGGCTTCCAGGCCGGCTGGCGTCCGATGGCGGGCTACGTCTGCGTCGCGGGCCTAGCCTACGAGTTCCTGATCAGGCCGCTGCTGCCCTGGCTGCTGACCGTGGCCGGCGCCGCGGAGGTGCCGCCGTTGCCCTCGCTCGACGAGGTGCTGTTCGAGCTGGTGTTCGGCCTGCTCGGCCTGGGCACCCTGCGCACTGCCGACCGCTGGAAGCGGATCAACGCCATCGCTCCGAAGTAA
- a CDS encoding polysaccharide lyase family 7 protein, producing MIDLSCFNLVTPEVTSDGEAVTYWPSNLPSNEYFSILDNGENALWAPTKGATTENSEKTRTEFREIVPGGTTLKNWKLGQYSEQYLRAALTLQQVTPNGRVCIGQIHVKDNNRPPIKLVWNNGKLRLMYRITYNQEADVGVTVLDSVPIGECFTYSIHVAPDGNVTVIVGHGTRSGTKTVQLDSSWKDKLLYFKAGLYNQEEATSLTLPTDGSRGVMYTLEVKRP from the coding sequence ATGATCGACCTTTCCTGCTTCAACCTTGTCACCCCTGAAGTAACCTCAGACGGTGAAGCAGTCACCTACTGGCCATCTAATCTGCCGTCCAACGAGTATTTCTCGATCCTGGACAATGGCGAGAATGCTCTCTGGGCGCCGACCAAGGGCGCGACGACGGAGAACAGCGAGAAGACGCGCACCGAGTTCCGCGAGATCGTCCCCGGCGGCACAACCCTGAAGAACTGGAAGCTGGGCCAATACAGCGAACAGTATCTGCGCGCGGCGCTGACCCTCCAGCAGGTCACGCCAAACGGGCGTGTGTGCATCGGGCAGATCCATGTGAAGGACAACAATCGCCCGCCGATCAAGCTGGTGTGGAACAACGGCAAGCTGCGCCTGATGTACCGCATCACTTACAACCAGGAAGCGGACGTGGGCGTGACCGTGCTGGACAGCGTGCCCATTGGCGAGTGCTTCACCTACTCCATCCATGTAGCCCCCGACGGCAACGTGACTGTGATCGTCGGACATGGCACCCGTTCCGGGACTAAGACGGTTCAGCTCGATTCGAGCTGGAAGGACAAGCTGCTCTACTTCAAGGCCGGGCTCTATAACCAGGAGGAGGCCACGTCGCTGACCCTGCCCACCGACGGCTCCCGTGGTGTGATGTATACCCTCGAAGTTAAGCGGCCGTGA
- a CDS encoding YodC family protein: MTGLEFVKGDIVALKSGGPAMTVESIGNYAEGLAHGPEKGAKCIWFEGGKPQEHVFDVAVLEKVEP; this comes from the coding sequence ATGACTGGGCTTGAGTTTGTGAAGGGCGATATCGTTGCGTTGAAGAGCGGTGGGCCGGCGATGACGGTCGAGAGTATCGGCAACTATGCCGAAGGTTTGGCGCATGGGCCGGAGAAGGGGGCGAAATGCATTTGGTTCGAGGGGGGCAAGCCCCAGGAGCACGTCTTCGATGTAGCGGTGCTGGAGAAGGTCGAGCCTTAG
- the pta gene encoding phosphate acetyltransferase, with amino-acid sequence MHTLFLAPTGYAVGLNSISLGLIRALEQAGLKVGFFKPIAQPFPIDQGRERSCLLVERTLGQSTPEPILLDQVERHLANGEIDLLLEEVVSRYQQAAAGKDVVIVEGVLPTRDSDYSAYLNPLLSKSLDAEVILTAVQDGDNLKQLAERIEIQAQLFGGVKHPKVLGAIINKIDSEDGAAAFIERLKKHLPLLGSADFQLFGAIPFAEELNALRTRDVAELLGAQVISAGEADQRRVNKIVLCARAVPSTVPLLQPGVLVVTPGDRDDIILAASLASLNGVKLAGLLLCSDFAPDPRIMDLCQAALNGGLPVMSVTTGSYDTATSLFALNKETPADDIERATRVTDFIAKHLHPEYLHSRCSLPRELNLSPPAFRYQLVKRAQEANKRIVLPEGNEPRTIRAAAICQARGIARCVLLARPEEVQAVAREQDITLPAGLEILDPDSIRAQYIAPMVKMRKSKGLTPEMADEQLKDTVVLGTMMLALDEVDGLVSGAVHTTANTIRPALQLIKTAPGYNLVSSVFFMLLPDQVLVYGDCAVNPNPSAGELAEIALQSAESAVALGVHPRVAMISYSTGDSGSGAEVDKVREATRIAQERAPGLPIDGPLQYDAASVASVGKQKAPNSPVAGQATVFVFPDLNTGNTTYKAVQRNANCISVGPMLQGLAKPVNDLSRGALVDDIVFTIALTALQAASITKQKQQKALEQDLLIEA; translated from the coding sequence ATGCACACTCTGTTTCTCGCCCCCACCGGCTACGCCGTCGGCCTCAACTCCATCAGCCTCGGCCTGATCCGCGCCCTCGAACAGGCCGGCCTGAAGGTCGGCTTCTTCAAACCGATCGCCCAGCCCTTCCCCATCGACCAGGGCCGCGAGCGCTCCTGCCTGCTGGTCGAGCGCACTCTGGGCCAAAGCACGCCCGAACCGATACTGCTGGATCAGGTGGAGCGCCATCTGGCCAACGGCGAAATCGACCTGCTGCTGGAGGAGGTGGTCAGCCGCTATCAGCAGGCTGCCGCCGGCAAGGACGTGGTGATCGTCGAGGGCGTGCTGCCGACCCGCGACAGCGACTACTCCGCGTACCTCAACCCCCTGCTGAGCAAGAGCCTGGATGCCGAAGTCATCCTGACGGCCGTCCAGGACGGCGACAACCTCAAGCAGCTGGCCGAGCGCATCGAGATCCAGGCCCAGCTGTTCGGCGGCGTCAAGCACCCGAAAGTGCTCGGTGCGATCATCAACAAGATTGATAGCGAGGATGGCGCTGCGGCTTTCATCGAACGACTCAAGAAGCATTTGCCGCTGCTCGGCAGCGCCGACTTCCAGCTCTTCGGCGCCATTCCCTTCGCCGAGGAACTGAACGCCCTGCGCACCCGAGACGTAGCCGAGCTGCTCGGCGCCCAGGTGATCAGCGCCGGCGAAGCCGACCAGCGTCGGGTGAACAAGATCGTCCTGTGTGCCCGCGCCGTGCCCAGCACCGTGCCACTGCTGCAGCCGGGTGTGCTGGTGGTGACCCCAGGCGATCGCGACGACATCATCCTTGCCGCCAGCCTGGCCTCGCTCAACGGCGTGAAGCTGGCCGGCCTGCTGCTGTGCAGCGACTTCGCGCCGGATCCGCGCATCATGGACCTGTGCCAGGCAGCCCTGAATGGCGGCCTGCCGGTGATGAGCGTGACCACTGGCTCCTATGACACAGCCACCAGCCTGTTCGCCCTGAACAAGGAAACCCCGGCGGACGACATCGAGCGCGCCACCCGCGTCACTGACTTCATCGCCAAGCATCTCCATCCGGAGTACCTGCACTCCCGCTGCAGCCTGCCGCGCGAGCTGAATCTGTCGCCGCCGGCGTTCCGCTACCAGTTGGTCAAGCGCGCCCAGGAAGCCAACAAGCGTATCGTCCTGCCGGAAGGCAACGAGCCGCGCACCATCCGCGCCGCCGCCATCTGCCAGGCGCGCGGTATCGCCCGCTGCGTGCTGCTGGCCCGTCCGGAAGAAGTCCAGGCCGTGGCCCGCGAGCAGGACATCACCCTGCCGGCCGGCCTGGAGATCCTCGATCCGGACAGCATTCGCGCACAGTACATCGCCCCGATGGTGAAGATGCGCAAAAGCAAGGGCCTCACCCCAGAGATGGCCGACGAGCAGCTCAAGGACACCGTGGTGCTCGGCACCATGATGCTGGCGCTGGACGAAGTGGATGGCCTGGTTTCCGGTGCCGTGCACACCACCGCCAACACCATCCGCCCGGCCCTGCAACTGATCAAGACCGCCCCTGGCTACAACCTGGTGTCCTCGGTGTTCTTCATGCTGCTGCCGGATCAGGTGCTGGTCTACGGCGACTGCGCGGTAAACCCCAACCCGAGCGCCGGCGAGCTGGCTGAAATCGCCCTGCAGAGCGCCGAGTCGGCCGTGGCCCTCGGCGTGCATCCGCGCGTGGCGATGATCAGCTACTCGACCGGCGACTCCGGCAGCGGTGCCGAGGTGGACAAGGTCCGTGAAGCCACCCGTATTGCCCAGGAGCGCGCACCCGGCCTGCCGATCGACGGCCCGCTGCAGTACGACGCCGCCTCCGTGGCCAGCGTCGGCAAGCAGAAGGCGCCGAACAGCCCGGTCGCCGGCCAGGCCACCGTGTTCGTGTTCCCCGACCTGAACACCGGCAACACCACCTACAAGGCGGTACAACGCAATGCCAACTGCATCAGCGTCGGCCCGATGCTGCAGGGTCTGGCCAAACCGGTGAACGACCTGTCGCGCGGTGCGCTGGTGGACGACATCGTCTTCACCATCGCCCTCACCGCGCTTCAGGCTGCCAGCATCACCAAGCAGAAGCAGCAGAAGGCACTGGAGCAGGACCTGCTGATCGAGGCCTGA